The following proteins are co-located in the Manihot esculenta cultivar AM560-2 chromosome 9, M.esculenta_v8, whole genome shotgun sequence genome:
- the LOC110622922 gene encoding bifunctional protein FolD 1, mitochondrial, whose protein sequence is MRIIAIMKSIEQRMAAAWRNKYIIRRALSTQILMSPQSLVSLDFPENWTPTPDSLRPPTLNCSGAQDAVTIDGKLIAEDIRSTVATEVKRMKEAIGKVPGLAVILVGQRRDSQTYVRNKIKACEEVGIKSLFHELPEDCPQDAVVSAVSSFSEDPSIHGILVQLPLPQHLDEVKILNALRLEKDVDGFHPMNMGNLAMRGREPLFIPCAPKGCIELLIRSGVEIMGKNAVVIGRSNVVGLPIALLLQRHHATVSVVHVLTDNPEEITSEADIVVAAAGVPNLVRSNWLKPGAVVIDVGTCPVEDPSSEYGYRLVGDVCYEEAVKVASAITPVPGGVGPMTIAMLLTNTLDSAKRAYQFV, encoded by the exons ATGAGGATTATTGCGATTATGAAGAGCATAGAGCAGAGAATGGCAGCGGCATGGCGAAACAAGTACATAATAAGAAGAGCTTTAAGCACCCAAATTCTAATGTCTCCTCAATCTCTTGTTTCTCTTGACTTCCCTGAGAATTGGACTCCCACTCCAGATAGTCTTCGCCCTCCTACCCTAAATTGCT CTGGTGCGCAGGATGCTGTTACAATAGATGGGAAGTTAATTGCCGAGGACATCAGGTCTACAGTAGCTACTGAAGTAAAGAGGATGAAGGAAGCAATCGGAAAAGTCCCTGGCTTGGCTGTTATTCTGGTGGGCCAGAGAAGGGACTCCCAAACTTACGTTCGCAACAAGATAAAAGCTTGTGAggaagttggaatcaagtcTCTTTTTCATGAACTTCCTGAGGATTGCCCACAAGATGCAGTTGTTAGTGCTGTATCTAGTTTTAGTGAAGACCCATCTATTCATGGTATTCTTGTGCAGCTTCCTCTACCCCAA CATTTGGATGAGGTGAAGATTTTGAATGCACTGAGGTTGGAAAAAGATGTAGATGGCTTCCATCCAATGAATATGGGGAATCTTGCCATGAGAGGAAGAGAACCATTATTTATCCCGTGCGCTCCAAAGGGTTGCATTGAGTTATTGATCAGGTCTGGTGTGGAAATCATGGGGAAAAATGCTGTAGTTATTGGGAGAAGCAATGTTGTTGGTTTACCCATAGCATTGTTATTGCAG AGGCACCATGCAACAGTTAGTGTTGTACATGTTTTGACAGATAATCCAGAGGAGATAACCAGTGAAGCTGACATTGTGGTTGCGGCTGCTGGAGTGCCTAATCTGGTCCGCAGCAACTGGTTAAAGCCTGGTGCAGTAGTAATCGATGTGGGAACCTGCCCAGTTGAG GATCCCAGCAGCGAGTATGGTTATCGTCTTGTGGGAGATGTGTGCTATGAAGAAGCAGTAAAGGTAGCATCTGCCATTACCCCTGTGCCAGGAGGTGTTGGACCTATGACAATTGCTATGCTGCTAACCAACACTCTTGATTCTGCCAAGCGGGCATATCAATTTGTTTGA